One Hordeum vulgare subsp. vulgare chromosome 4H, MorexV3_pseudomolecules_assembly, whole genome shotgun sequence DNA window includes the following coding sequences:
- the LOC123449732 gene encoding CSC1-like protein At4g35870, with product MGPGAPSPEDAAGGEPEAWYGSIQYLVNISAVGAASCVLLFLLVKLRFDHRRIPGPSALAAKLLAVYHATAPQIALHCGADAAQFLLFERASFLVLAAVSAAAFSAALPLNLLAGDAAIADQFAATTISHIPRASPLLWLHLLLTAAVVAIAHLGISRMEDALRITRFRDGNGNPSDPNSSSVAVFTIMIQGIPRTLAADKTPLKDYFEHKYPGKVYRVIVPFDLCTLEYLADQWGKVRNKISWLEARMDARSLFDEFVQDESGHLEAHWLVRRCKELWAMAAQRFGFTDDERLRKLQTSKLVIGSRLSDYKEGRAPGAGIAFVVFKDVYTANKAVRDFRMERKKTPIGRFFPVMELQLERSRWKVERAPPASDIYWNHLGMNKTSLALRRIAVNTCLIVMLLFFSSPLSILSGMQNAARIINVEAMDNAKSWIVWLQGSSWFWTIIFQFLPNVLIFVSMYIIIPSVLSYFSKFEFHLTVSGEQRAALLKMVCFFLVNLILLRALVESSLESWILSMGRCYLDSADCKQIEHYLSPSFLSRSSLSSLAFLITCTFLGISFDLLAPIPWIKHILKKFRKNDMVQLVPEENEEYRSMNNDEETNGLISPLMSEREDSDILNGFEGHDLSMYPINRSFHMPKQKFDFAQYYAFDITIFALTMIYSLFAPLVVPVGAVYFGYRYLVDKYNFLFVYRVRGFPAGNDGKLMDRVLCIMQFCVIFFLAAMLLFFAVQGDSMKLQAICTLGLLVFYKLLPSGSDRFQASLLEGMQTVNSFVDGPTDYEVFSQPDLDWNLYQS from the coding sequence ATGGGACCGGGCGCGCCGTCCCCGGAGGACGCCGCGGGCGGGGAGCCGGAGGCGTGGTACGGGAGCATCCAGTACCTCGTCAACATCTCGGCGGTGGGCGCCGCCTCCTGCgtgctcctcttcctcctcgtcaaGCTCCGCTTCGACCACCGCCGCATCCCGGGGCCCTCCGCGCTCGCCGCCAAGCTGCTCGCCGTCTACCACGCCACGGCGCCGCAGATCGCGCTCCACTGCGGCGCCGACGCCGCCCAGTTCCTCCTCTTCGAGCGCGCCTCCTTCCTCGTCCTCGccgccgtctccgccgccgccttctccgccgCGCTCCCGCTCAACCTGCTCGCCGGGGACGCCGCCATCGCCGACCAGTTCGCCGCCACCACCATCTCCCACATCCCCAGGGCCTCCCCGCTGCTCtggctccacctcctcctcaccgccgccgtcgtcgccatCGCGCACCTCGGCATCTCCCGGATGGAGGACGCCCTCCGCATCACCCGCTTCCGCGACGGCAACGGCAACCCCAGCGACCCCAACTCCAGCTCCGTCGCCGTCTTCACCATCATGATCCAGGGCATCCCCAGGACGCTCGCCGCCGACAAGACCCCGCTCAAGGACTACTTCGAGCACAAGTACCCCGGCAAGGTCTACCGCGTCATTGTGCCCTTCGACCTCTGCACGCTGGAGTACCTCGCCGACCAGTGGGGGAAGGTTCGGAACAAGATCTCCTGGCTGGAGGCAAGGATGGACGCCCGCAGCCTGTTTGACGAGTTTGTGCAGGATGAATCAGGGCACTTGGAAGCGCATTGGCTTGTCAGGAGATGCAAAGAGCTGTGGGCAATGGCCGCGCAGAGGTTCGGGTTTACTGATGATGAGAGGCTAAGGAAGCTGCAGACAAGTAAACTCGTGATTGGGAGCAGGCTTTCGGATTACAAGGAAGGCCGTGCGCCTGGTGCTGGCATAGCTTTCGTTGTGTTCAAGGATGTGTACACGGCAAACAAGGCTGTTAGGGATTTCCGGATGGAAAGGAAGAAGACACCCATTGGCAGGTTCTTCCCAGTGATGGAGCTCCAGCTTGAGAGGAGCCGATGGAAAGTGGAGAGGGCGCCACCGGCATCAGATATCTACTGGAATCATCTTGGGATGAACAAGACCTCACTAGCCTTGCGCCGGATTGCTGTCAACACCTGCCTCATCGTAATGCTCCTGTTCTTTAGTTCACCCTTGTCAATACTCAGTGGAATGCAAAACGCAGCACGGATCATCAATGTGGAGGCTATGGATAATGCCAAATCATGGATTGTTTGGCTTCAAGGCTCAAGCTGGTTCTGGACAATAATCTTTCAGTTTCTACCCAATGTCCTCATCTTCGTGAGCATGTATATTATCATCCCATCAGTACTGTCGTACTTTTCCAAGTTTGAGTTCCATCTGACAGTGTCGGGAGAGCAGAGAGCTGCATTGCTTAAGATGGTTTGCTTCTTCCTTGTTAATCTCATCTTGTTGCGTGCGCTGGTGGAATCGTCGCTTGAAAGTTGGATTCTTAGCATGGGACGGTGCTACTTAGATAGTGCTGATTGCAAGCAGATTGAACATTACCTGAGCCCATCATTCTTATCGAGATCATCACTTTCTTCCCTGGCGTTCTTAATCACATGCACCTTTCTGGGAATATCTTTTGATCTGTTGGCTCCAATCCCTTGGATAAAGCATATACTGAAGAAATTCAGAAAGAATGACATGGTCCAGTTGGTCCCTGAAGAAAATGAGGAGTACAGATCTATGAACAATGACGAAGAAACAAATGGTCTGATATCGCCTCTAATGTCTGAGAGAGAAGACAGTGACATTCTGAATGGTTTCGAGGGGCATGATCTTTCCATGTACCCAATAAACCGGAGCTTCCACATGCCAAAGCAGAAATTCGACTTTGCACAATACTACGCGTTTGACATCACAATATTCGCGCTCACGATGATCTACTCATTGTTCGCTCCGCTTGTGGTTCCTGTCGGTGCAGTATACTTTGGCTACCGTTATCTTGTGGACAAGTACAATTTCCTGTTCGTGTACAGAGTCAGAGGATTTCCTGCAGGCAATGATGGGAAGCTGATGGATAGGGTGCTGTGCATCATGCAATTCTGTGTTATCTTCTTTCTTGCTGCTATGTTGCTCTTCTTCGCAGTCCAGGGCGATTCCATGAAGCTGCAGGCTATATGTACTCTTGGGCTGTTAGTGTTCTATAAGTTGCTGCCTTCTGGAAGTGATCGCTTCCAGGCGTCCTTGTTAGAAGGGATGCAGACAGTTAATAGCTTTGTAGACGGTCCAACGGATTATGAAGTTTTTTCACAACCTGACCTGGATTGGAATCTGTATCAATCCTGA